A genomic stretch from Candidatus Nitrososphaera gargensis Ga9.2 includes:
- a CDS encoding MTH1187 family thiamine-binding protein, translating to MTVHAEISIVPLGRHDTSMSKEVAAAFDAIHKIKNLKTKLTALGTQVEAKNLDSVLQAVEAAHEAAKSAGAKRVISTVRIDERLDKAQTLQDKVKSVKRKLKK from the coding sequence ATGACCGTTCACGCGGAGATCAGCATCGTGCCGCTTGGAAGACACGACACTAGCATGAGCAAGGAAGTGGCCGCTGCATTTGATGCTATTCACAAAATAAAAAATCTCAAAACTAAACTTACGGCGCTTGGGACCCAAGTCGAGGCCAAGAACCTTGACAGCGTGCTTCAGGCGGTAGAGGCTGCTCACGAGGCCGCCAAGTCTGCCGGCGCCAAGCGCGTAATATCCACAGTCAGGATAGACGAGCGCCTAGATAAGGCCCAGACGCTGCAGGACAAAGTAAAATCCGTAAAGCGCAAGCTGAAAAAATAA
- a CDS encoding cation:proton antiporter: protein MAVESTFLHVMISLGILLFAAKLMAELFHRIRLPVVLGELLAGIIVGPFAIGALPLFNGEPLVILDETVRHIGEIAAVVILFVAGLHITPREFMRGGAASFTVGSLGVVVPFFVGHYVFTAFGLEALQSMLVATALTATSIAISIQVLTELGRMQSKEARLILGAAIVDDILAIAALSVVTTMVQTGNVAPDVIEITMLILYILGIFAALLVGAVFLVPRILHVERLWKSKGSIEGMVTAVFFAAAGIAAFAGLSPIVGAFAVGMAVASTRVIKQIEEYVGKLEIIFAPLFFAIIGAQVDLRGVNLGVLYITGIIVAVAVVTKLVGCGLPAMIFLRNKNKSMKVGIGMVSRGEVGLIVAGVGVSAGVLSADIYTAVIIMVAATTIITPIWLKMAYRKDPPEPAAVVEKQH, encoded by the coding sequence ATGGCTGTAGAATCGACATTCCTGCATGTAATGATTTCACTTGGCATACTGCTTTTTGCCGCTAAGCTGATGGCAGAGCTGTTCCACAGGATCAGGCTGCCGGTGGTGCTTGGCGAGCTCTTGGCAGGCATCATAGTCGGCCCCTTTGCCATAGGCGCCCTGCCGCTCTTTAACGGTGAGCCGCTGGTAATCCTCGACGAGACAGTACGTCATATTGGCGAGATAGCAGCAGTGGTCATACTGTTCGTGGCCGGGCTGCACATTACCCCAAGAGAATTCATGAGGGGAGGGGCGGCCTCGTTCACCGTAGGCTCTCTGGGCGTCGTAGTGCCGTTTTTTGTAGGCCATTATGTGTTCACCGCCTTTGGGCTTGAAGCATTGCAGTCGATGTTGGTCGCGACGGCCCTCACTGCCACCAGCATCGCCATCTCCATACAGGTGTTGACAGAGCTTGGCAGGATGCAGTCAAAAGAAGCCCGGCTCATTCTTGGAGCCGCCATAGTTGACGACATTCTGGCCATAGCCGCGCTTTCCGTGGTAACCACCATGGTGCAGACTGGAAACGTTGCCCCTGACGTCATAGAGATCACCATGCTCATCCTCTACATTCTTGGCATATTCGCCGCGCTGCTTGTCGGCGCGGTGTTCCTTGTCCCAAGGATACTGCACGTGGAGCGGTTATGGAAGTCAAAGGGCAGCATAGAAGGCATGGTGACAGCAGTATTTTTCGCAGCCGCCGGCATTGCCGCGTTTGCGGGCCTGTCGCCTATAGTGGGCGCATTTGCAGTGGGCATGGCTGTTGCAAGCACACGGGTCATAAAGCAGATAGAGGAATACGTGGGCAAGCTTGAGATCATTTTTGCGCCGCTGTTCTTTGCGATTATTGGCGCGCAGGTAGACCTGCGCGGAGTAAACCTTGGCGTCCTCTATATCACAGGCATAATAGTAGCAGTGGCCGTAGTGACAAAGCTTGTTGGCTGCGGGCTGCCTGCGATGATTTTCCTCAGGAACAAGAACAAATCCATGAAGGTGGGCATAGGCATGGTTTCAAGAGGAGAGGTCGGATTGATAGTGGCAGGCGTGGGCGTGTCAGCCGGTGTGCTCTCTGCCGACATTTACACAGCAGTCATCATAATGGTTGCCGCGACTACTATAATCACCCCGATATGGCTCAAGATGGCCTATCGAAAAGACCCTCCAGAGCCGGCGGCAGTAGTAGAAAAACAACATTGA
- a CDS encoding Rieske (2Fe-2S) protein, whose translation MAKVLVGKASEIGEGKMTHVTAGGKEILVANIGGNYYATGNICNHAGAELHEGELNGKELTCPWHGAKWDVTTGSMIWFPQKLKDLGKYKVTVENGTVYVEV comes from the coding sequence ATGGCAAAGGTACTGGTCGGCAAGGCTTCTGAAATTGGCGAGGGCAAGATGACTCATGTGACTGCAGGCGGCAAGGAGATACTGGTAGCAAACATTGGGGGCAACTACTATGCCACTGGCAACATCTGCAACCACGCCGGTGCCGAGCTGCACGAAGGCGAGCTGAATGGAAAAGAGCTGACCTGCCCTTGGCATGGCGCCAAGTGGGACGTCACCACAGGCAGTATGATCTGGTTCCCGCAAAAGCTGAAGGACCTTGGCAAGTACAAGGTGACAGTTGAAAATGGCACTGTATATGTAGAAGTGTGA
- a CDS encoding DUF763 domain-containing protein, with translation MQRAPFINLPLHTGRAPAYLVRRMIRMSHAMSKVIIDEYGQVEFLRRLSDPLWFQAFGCVLGFDWHSSGVTTVVSGVLKQALKLDVHGISIAGGKGKKSTSAKTDILLLAENFGLSSAKIDSLLYANRMAAKVDTAAVQDGYSLYHHVILFDKCGNWAVVQQGMNAENGMARRYHWFSDNVQNFVREPHTGIISEKKNPCALDMTAAQSQENQKVCVDLAKSDTNNLKSSVYRLAARDTLDRWLGGDMVVDVVNTSGYEMPRRLDWALFKRIYDVQPGSYEELLSIPGVGGATVRALSLIAELIYGAKASWSDPVKYSFAHGGKDGVPYPIARKVYDESIRYLYGAIEGAEIEREERTDALKKLASFTTRMFPGQ, from the coding sequence TTGCAAAGGGCTCCGTTCATCAACCTGCCACTCCACACTGGCCGTGCGCCGGCGTACCTCGTCCGGCGGATGATCCGCATGTCGCATGCAATGTCCAAGGTGATAATTGACGAGTACGGGCAGGTGGAGTTCCTGAGGCGGCTGTCCGATCCGCTGTGGTTTCAAGCATTTGGATGCGTGCTTGGCTTTGATTGGCATTCGTCCGGTGTCACCACCGTCGTTTCAGGCGTGCTAAAGCAGGCGCTCAAGCTGGACGTCCACGGCATATCGATTGCAGGCGGCAAGGGCAAGAAATCAACATCAGCCAAGACCGACATACTGCTGCTAGCAGAAAATTTCGGGCTTTCCTCTGCAAAAATAGACTCGCTCCTATACGCGAACAGAATGGCTGCCAAGGTGGATACCGCGGCCGTGCAGGACGGATACTCGCTTTACCACCACGTCATACTCTTTGACAAGTGTGGCAACTGGGCGGTGGTGCAGCAGGGCATGAACGCTGAGAACGGGATGGCGCGACGTTACCACTGGTTCTCTGACAATGTCCAAAACTTTGTGCGTGAGCCGCACACTGGGATAATCAGCGAAAAAAAGAATCCCTGCGCGCTTGATATGACGGCTGCTCAATCGCAGGAAAACCAGAAGGTGTGCGTCGATCTTGCCAAGAGCGACACGAACAACCTGAAATCATCTGTCTATAGGCTGGCTGCCAGAGATACGCTTGACCGATGGCTTGGCGGCGATATGGTTGTTGATGTCGTCAACACTTCTGGCTATGAAATGCCAAGGAGGCTCGACTGGGCCCTGTTCAAGCGAATCTATGACGTCCAGCCGGGCAGCTATGAAGAGCTCCTTTCAATCCCGGGCGTAGGCGGTGCGACTGTCAGGGCGCTGTCGCTCATTGCAGAGCTGATATACGGAGCCAAGGCTTCCTGGAGCGACCCCGTGAAATACAGCTTTGCCCACGGCGGCAAAGACGGGGTGCCATACCCTATTGCAAGGAAGGTCTATGATGAATCGATCCGCTACCTTTATGGTGCGATTGAAGGCGCCGAGATAGAAAGGGAGGAGCGCACGGACGCGCTGAAAAAGCTCGCAAGTTTCACAACAAGAATGTTCCCCGGGCAGTGA
- a CDS encoding DedA family protein produces MRAVVIVVLASAGLLGSVLDAITGMIVEYGYPAVFAAAFIEVMFPPIPSEVIFPLVGFVAQSSGFGLGNAIGMAATGALGSTAGAILIYFVSMKVGRAAIVRFGRRVRVSEREIEKAERWFARYGPIAVFTGRMVPGVREIISIPAGIGRMNFVKFVTYTFAGSLVWCVVLTLVGYYLGEAWSRFSEQISSTFTIVSVIVIAGIVAGIAVWYDRRKKAPAKSSD; encoded by the coding sequence ATGCGCGCTGTCGTTATTGTAGTGCTAGCATCAGCCGGGCTTTTGGGCAGCGTGCTAGATGCCATAACAGGCATGATAGTGGAATACGGCTACCCTGCAGTCTTTGCGGCAGCGTTCATCGAGGTGATGTTCCCACCGATCCCAAGCGAGGTAATCTTTCCGCTTGTAGGCTTTGTCGCGCAGAGCAGCGGGTTTGGGCTTGGTAACGCAATTGGCATGGCGGCGACAGGGGCACTTGGCTCGACGGCTGGCGCAATATTGATCTATTTCGTGTCCATGAAAGTCGGGCGCGCAGCCATCGTGCGGTTTGGCAGGCGCGTCAGGGTTAGCGAGCGCGAGATCGAAAAAGCAGAGAGATGGTTTGCAAGGTATGGGCCTATCGCAGTGTTTACAGGGAGGATGGTGCCCGGCGTCCGGGAAATAATCTCAATCCCAGCGGGCATCGGCCGGATGAACTTCGTAAAGTTCGTCACCTACACGTTTGCCGGCTCGCTTGTGTGGTGTGTTGTCCTGACGCTTGTAGGCTATTATCTTGGCGAGGCGTGGAGCAGGTTTTCAGAGCAGATCTCATCCACGTTTACAATCGTCAGCGTCATTGTTATTGCAGGCATTGTCGCCGGCATCGCTGTATGGTACGACAGGCGCAAGAAGGCGCCTGCAAAGAGCAGCGACTAG